The segment GCTCGCTGCGTGTACGAACGCCGGCCTTCGGGGTCGGCGGCTCGGGGATCTCCATGCTGTCCGACGCAAAGAGCCTCGCTGATCGGCGCCTCGCGGGCGGCTTCTTCGCGCGCGCGTGGGTCTACGTGCCGTCAACCACCACCCTCTCCGGCGACAACTACTTCACGCTGATGGAGGTCCGCCAAGACGTCGATCCGTTTCTTGGCGTTGGCGTCGAGCTTCACGGCGACAACACGTCGCTCACCAACTGGACCGCTACGCCGTCGGCCGTCTCGTCCACGGCGGGCGCGTTTCCCCGCGACGCGTGGGTCTGCGTCGAGTGGAGCGTGACCTTCGACGCGAAGAGCGGCGCTTCGTCGGTGTGGCTTGGGGGCGCCGCGCAAACGATCGCGACCATCACGAGCACGGTCACGGCGCCGACGCCGGCGTACGGCTCGTTCCTCATCGGCGCCTACGCGACGGCGACGGCGCCGCAGCCTGAGATCGAGCTGTGGATCGACGATGTCGTGCTCGACACGGCGCGCGTCGGCTGCGGGCCGTAGGCAAGCGCGAACGTCCCTAGAGATCGATGGCGCCGCTGTGGAGCGGCGTGCCCGCGTGGATGTATCCGGGCCAACCGGCGGCCTCGTGGAGGGCGCCCTTGTTGTAGGCGCCGAGCGTGCCCGTATCGCCAAAGGTCGTGTCCGTGCCGCCGAACATGCGGAGCACTTGCGCGAAGAGATCGCCCATGCTGCGCCGGTTGCAGACGACGTGACGCCCCTGCCCTTTGGGAAAGGCTGACCTCAGGCCCGCCATGACGACGGGGATGTTGTAGTCGCCGTGCACCGAGCCGTAGCCCATCTCGCTGACCCAGAGGACTAGCGTGTTGTCGAGGAGACGGCTGCCGTCGACGTCTGTGACGGCGGCCAACCGCTGTACGAGCTGGGTGAACGTTTTCGCGTAGAACGTGTAGCTGCTCGTGAGGGCCGCCGCGTCTGACGGGTTTTCGCCGATGCGCGGAACGCCGTGGATCATCGTGTGCCAGTTCGTCCCGCGAAACGGGCTCGCGTTGGCAGCGAACTCGGTGGGAAAGACCGGGTCGTCGCCGTTCCAGAAGAACAGGTTGGCCACGCGCGTCACGTCGCACGCGAAGCTCTGCACGATGTTGTCGAGGATGGCCGGCATCATGGCGCCGTCCTTCTCGCCGCGGAGGTAGACCCCCCCGCTACCGTCGGCGTTCGAAGGCACGTTCGCCTCAACGGGCCTTTGGCAGCCGGACGTCGCGGCTGCGCCCTTGCCGCCGCGCTGCTCGACGGCGCGAATGAACTCGGCGTGTGCGTCGAGGCGCGCCCGATCGGCCGCGTTTACGCGACCGCGAAGGGCGCCGAAGCTGCCGAGGACGCCATCGAGGACGCTCTTGCGTTGCTGCGCGAGCCGCTCGGCGCGAGTCAGCGTCGTCACGGGCGCCGGCGTCGCAGGCTTGGGCGCGCCAAAGAGCTCTCCGATGGCCTCGCGCGGGTCGAACGAGATGAGGTGCGGCGTTGAGCCGTTGGCGCCGAAGAAGACAGCCGTGTTGCCAGCACGCCAGGTAAAATCCGCCGCGGTGCCCGACAGGACGACCGATGCAGGTATTGATGTGTTGGGTCGAAGTCGCGTGCCGGTGACGTAGTCGAAGGACGGGGCGATGATCTTGCCGCCAGCGCCAAGCGCGCGGCACGTGAGGATCGATTGCTGGGCCGGGATGTGGCCCTCACCGTCGGGGTTGGTGTGCCTGATCAAATTGTCGACGCCGTCGAGCGTGACGATCTCGTCACGGATCGGTTGGAGCGCAGCGAGCTGCCTGCTGGGCGGCGCCCCGACGGGCAGCGGCCCGGTGAC is part of the Myxococcales bacterium genome and harbors:
- a CDS encoding DUF1552 domain-containing protein gives rise to the protein MSKLIDPSRFDRRRFLLGAAGAALAVPMLETFAPRTAFAQTAGAPKRLLIIHTQDGRLMGDGHLVGGVFNDAWSPARVTGPLPVGAPPSRQLAALQPIRDEIVTLDGVDNLIRHTNPDGEGHIPAQQSILTCRALGAGGKIIAPSFDYVTGTRLRPNTSIPASVVLSGTAADFTWRAGNTAVFFGANGSTPHLISFDPREAIGELFGAPKPATPAPVTTLTRAERLAQQRKSVLDGVLGSFGALRGRVNAADRARLDAHAEFIRAVEQRGGKGAAATSGCQRPVEANVPSNADGSGGVYLRGEKDGAMMPAILDNIVQSFACDVTRVANLFFWNGDDPVFPTEFAANASPFRGTNWHTMIHGVPRIGENPSDAAALTSSYTFYAKTFTQLVQRLAAVTDVDGSRLLDNTLVLWVSEMGYGSVHGDYNIPVVMAGLRSAFPKGQGRHVVCNRRSMGDLFAQVLRMFGGTDTTFGDTGTLGAYNKGALHEAAGWPGYIHAGTPLHSGAIDL